The Limisphaera ngatamarikiensis genome includes a window with the following:
- a CDS encoding 4Fe-4S dicluster domain-containing protein, giving the protein MAVGVVVLGAFVWVFTDVRELAPAWLGWLLPRTQFVPSLLGWTAGAGVAVAALVILAVTLLCGRAYCAAFCPLGLYQDAVWWVRRKLLGSRRVPFSPEAARVRSAVFWFCVGGAVVSGGVMLAWLDPYSGFGRIAALWFRPLFAWLTNAAVDLLGALGVEGLYRVAVPWHWGWGSGLAAGLLFLVTGLAAWRGRLYCNTVCPVGTLLGWLARRARWQLQLQPAQCRKCARCLEACKAQCIDLRHQTVDFSRCVLCFNCMATCPEQGMRWVRGNRGAPGREAGSAGGVAAPDRRRFLAWVWGLIASGPLLWGARVRAEGETGHESTPAGGGSAPRGGVPVTPPGSVSQRHFLRHCTACGLCVAACPTRVLQPAGFEYGWAGLMRPHMDYTHAFCNYDCHRCGEVCPTGAIRSLPLAEKQRTKIGEAELTLERCVVVKQGTDCAACSEHCPTQAVTTKPYRDHLRVPELHPELCIGCGACEYACPVRPVRAIVVRGWVEHGRAEKWRDTPPPSLPGTDDFPF; this is encoded by the coding sequence GTGGCAGTGGGGGTGGTGGTTCTGGGTGCGTTTGTCTGGGTGTTCACCGATGTGCGGGAACTGGCGCCGGCATGGCTGGGGTGGTTGTTGCCGCGGACGCAGTTTGTCCCCTCTTTGCTGGGCTGGACGGCCGGGGCAGGCGTGGCCGTGGCCGCGCTGGTGATTCTTGCGGTGACGTTGCTTTGCGGTCGGGCGTACTGTGCGGCGTTTTGTCCGTTGGGGCTTTACCAGGACGCCGTCTGGTGGGTACGCCGAAAATTGCTGGGGAGCCGGCGCGTTCCGTTCTCGCCCGAGGCCGCGAGGGTACGGTCGGCGGTGTTTTGGTTTTGCGTGGGAGGTGCGGTGGTGTCGGGCGGGGTGATGCTGGCGTGGCTGGATCCTTACAGTGGATTCGGCCGGATCGCAGCCCTGTGGTTTCGCCCCCTGTTTGCGTGGTTGACCAATGCGGCGGTGGATCTGCTGGGCGCGTTGGGGGTGGAGGGGTTGTATCGCGTGGCGGTTCCGTGGCATTGGGGATGGGGGAGTGGGCTGGCGGCAGGTTTGTTGTTTCTGGTGACGGGCCTGGCGGCGTGGCGGGGCCGATTGTACTGCAACACGGTGTGTCCGGTGGGGACGCTGCTGGGCTGGCTGGCACGGCGGGCGCGGTGGCAACTGCAGTTGCAACCGGCGCAATGCCGCAAATGTGCGCGGTGTCTGGAGGCCTGCAAGGCCCAGTGCATTGACCTGCGGCATCAGACGGTGGATTTCTCGCGGTGCGTTCTTTGTTTCAACTGCATGGCCACCTGTCCTGAACAGGGCATGCGGTGGGTGCGCGGGAACCGCGGGGCGCCCGGTCGGGAGGCCGGTTCCGCGGGCGGGGTGGCTGCGCCGGATCGGCGTCGTTTTCTGGCGTGGGTATGGGGGCTGATTGCATCCGGGCCGCTGTTGTGGGGTGCCCGTGTGCGTGCTGAAGGGGAGACGGGCCATGAATCGACCCCGGCGGGCGGCGGTTCGGCTCCGCGGGGCGGCGTACCGGTCACTCCGCCGGGGTCTGTGAGCCAGCGGCACTTTCTGCGGCACTGTACGGCATGTGGTTTGTGTGTTGCGGCCTGTCCCACGCGGGTGTTGCAGCCGGCGGGTTTTGAATACGGCTGGGCCGGGCTCATGCGTCCGCACATGGATTATACGCACGCCTTTTGCAACTACGACTGTCACCGTTGCGGCGAGGTTTGTCCCACCGGGGCGATCCGTTCGTTGCCGCTGGCCGAGAAACAGCGGACCAAGATTGGAGAGGCCGAGTTAACGCTGGAACGGTGCGTGGTGGTGAAGCAGGGGACGGATTGCGCGGCCTGTTCGGAGCATTGTCCCACGCAGGCAGTGACCACGAAACCGTATCGGGATCATCTGCGGGTGCCGGAGTTGCATCCGGAGCTTTGCATCGGATGCGGGGCTTGTGAGTATGCGTGTCCGGTTCGGCCGGTTCGGGCCATTGTGGTGCGCGGGTGGGTGGAGCATGGGCGGGCCGAGAAGTGGAGGGACACGCCGCCGCCGAGCCTGCCGGGTACGGATGACTTTCCGTTTTGA
- a CDS encoding acetoin utilization protein AcuC, with amino-acid sequence MPPNVQALVYAPETERLHYPPDCPFKTERAEATRRQLRSAGLLGSADLCEVPCRPATRAELERLHTPRYLDLLQAAAAGELTAEALHAGLGGPDTPVFRDLWDYACWACGAALQAAELLLQGRAHIAFNLHGGFHHAHADRAGGFCYLNDVALACEHLAAAGRRVMYLDLDAHHGDGVQAFFYSRNDVLTVSLHESGKTLYPWGGFENELGEGPGYGYNINVPLPAGTYDEAFLRAYRTIVPPLIEAYRPDVLVVELGMDILAGDPLTHLQMTNNAVLEIARHLRQTGLPLLISGGGGYQFEPTVRGWALAWRTLAGRDDEDAWSMGLGGTLMSTLDWSGGWRDPERPVPAEARARVEPELERTLTTLLQTVPLLRKA; translated from the coding sequence ATGCCCCCGAACGTCCAGGCCTTGGTCTACGCACCCGAAACCGAACGACTCCACTACCCGCCGGACTGCCCCTTCAAAACCGAACGGGCCGAGGCCACCCGACGCCAGCTCCGCAGCGCCGGCCTGCTCGGTTCGGCCGACCTGTGCGAAGTGCCCTGTCGCCCGGCCACCCGGGCCGAGCTCGAACGGCTTCACACCCCGCGGTACCTCGACCTCCTCCAGGCCGCCGCTGCAGGTGAACTGACGGCCGAAGCCCTCCATGCAGGTTTGGGCGGGCCGGACACGCCCGTGTTCCGCGACCTCTGGGACTACGCCTGCTGGGCCTGCGGCGCCGCTCTCCAGGCCGCCGAGCTCCTCCTCCAGGGCCGCGCCCACATCGCCTTCAACCTCCACGGTGGATTCCACCATGCCCACGCCGATCGCGCCGGCGGCTTCTGCTACCTCAACGACGTCGCCCTCGCCTGTGAACACCTCGCCGCCGCAGGCCGCCGTGTCATGTACCTCGACCTCGACGCCCACCACGGCGACGGCGTTCAGGCCTTCTTCTACTCCCGCAACGATGTCCTGACCGTCTCCCTGCACGAGTCCGGCAAAACCCTCTATCCATGGGGCGGCTTCGAAAACGAACTCGGCGAGGGCCCCGGCTACGGCTACAACATCAATGTCCCGCTGCCGGCCGGCACCTACGACGAAGCCTTCCTCCGCGCCTACCGGACCATCGTCCCGCCCCTGATCGAGGCCTACCGACCTGACGTTCTCGTGGTCGAGCTCGGCATGGATATCCTGGCCGGCGACCCCCTCACCCACCTCCAAATGACCAACAACGCCGTCCTCGAAATTGCACGTCACCTCCGCCAAACCGGTTTGCCCCTGCTCATCAGCGGCGGTGGCGGCTACCAGTTCGAACCCACCGTGCGGGGGTGGGCCCTCGCCTGGCGCACACTTGCCGGACGCGATGACGAGGATGCCTGGAGCATGGGCCTGGGCGGTACCCTCATGAGCACCCTGGACTGGTCCGGCGGCTGGCGCGACCCGGAGCGACCCGTCCCCGCCGAGGCGCGGGCCCGCGTCGAGCCCGAACTGGAACGCACGCTGACCACCCTCCTCCAAACCGTCCCCCTGCTGAGAAAGGCCTGA
- a CDS encoding bifunctional acetyl-CoA hydrolase/transferase family protein/GNAT family N-acetyltransferase — MSKSPIKFDPNWKEKYAAQIQTAEEAVRRIRPGQRVFVGTGCAEPLTLVRALTARAAQLPDTEIVHLLTFGEAPYAHRELARYFRVNSFFIAENVRNIIQEGLGDYTPIHLSDIPRLFHSGQLPLDAALIQVTPPDENGMCSLGISVDIVKSAIENASLVIAQVNPNMPWTHGDSLVDILKLDVLVPCEDPLVEVPPAEVTDVTRQIAEYIAALIDDGSTLELGIGRIPHALLAFLGHKRDLGIHTEMITDDIIPLIESGVITGKRKTLDRGKIVTSFCLGTRKLYDYIDRNPIFSFQPTEYVNDPHIISQQHKMVAVNVALEVDLTGQVCADSLGSKFFSGVGGQVDFNRGAAKAPGGKAIIALPSTAKNGTVSRIVTRLSPGAGVVTTRAGVNYVVTEYGVAYLHGKSVSERALALISIAHPKFRAQLLREAIEAKYLSAEMADKEGKIIIGPKELRTTMLLSDGTLINFRPIHPTDVPRMREHFYSLSQQSIYFRFMQAVKDGIIPRRQIEDFVYIDHRNDVCIVGVLPDPAGDQIIAIGSYYLNPKTNRAEVAFTVHDDWQRRGIGTFLLKHLMRIARRNGISGFTAEVLVENKAMQAVFNKAECKVSSRLVGNVYHYELEFT; from the coding sequence ATGAGCAAGTCGCCCATTAAATTCGACCCGAACTGGAAGGAAAAATACGCGGCCCAGATCCAAACGGCCGAGGAGGCCGTGAGACGGATCCGGCCCGGTCAACGCGTCTTCGTCGGCACCGGCTGCGCCGAGCCCCTGACCCTCGTGCGCGCGCTGACCGCGCGCGCCGCGCAGCTCCCCGACACCGAAATCGTGCACCTGCTCACCTTCGGTGAGGCCCCCTACGCCCACCGCGAGCTGGCCAGGTACTTCCGCGTCAACTCCTTCTTCATCGCCGAAAACGTCCGCAACATCATCCAGGAAGGCCTGGGCGATTACACCCCCATCCACCTGTCCGATATCCCGCGCCTGTTTCACTCGGGTCAGTTGCCCCTGGACGCCGCCCTCATCCAGGTCACGCCCCCCGACGAGAACGGCATGTGCAGCCTGGGCATCTCGGTGGACATCGTCAAAAGCGCCATCGAAAACGCCTCGCTCGTCATCGCCCAGGTCAACCCCAACATGCCCTGGACCCATGGCGATTCCCTGGTCGACATCCTCAAGCTGGACGTGCTCGTGCCGTGTGAGGACCCCCTGGTGGAAGTGCCGCCGGCCGAGGTAACGGACGTCACCCGCCAGATCGCCGAATACATCGCGGCCCTCATCGACGACGGATCCACCCTCGAGCTCGGCATTGGCCGCATCCCTCATGCCCTGCTGGCGTTCCTCGGACATAAACGGGACCTCGGCATCCACACCGAGATGATCACCGACGACATCATCCCCCTCATCGAGTCGGGCGTCATCACCGGCAAACGCAAAACCCTCGACCGCGGCAAGATCGTCACCAGCTTCTGCCTGGGCACACGCAAGCTCTACGATTACATCGACCGCAATCCCATCTTCTCCTTCCAACCCACCGAGTACGTCAATGACCCCCACATCATCAGCCAGCAACACAAGATGGTCGCGGTCAACGTGGCCCTCGAGGTCGACCTGACCGGCCAGGTGTGCGCCGACTCGCTGGGTTCAAAGTTCTTCAGCGGCGTGGGCGGTCAGGTGGACTTCAACCGCGGCGCAGCCAAGGCCCCGGGCGGCAAGGCCATCATCGCCCTGCCTTCCACCGCCAAGAACGGTACCGTCTCCCGCATCGTCACCCGGCTCAGCCCCGGCGCCGGCGTCGTCACCACCCGGGCCGGTGTCAATTACGTCGTCACCGAATACGGCGTGGCCTATCTCCACGGCAAAAGCGTCTCCGAACGCGCCCTGGCCCTCATCAGCATCGCCCACCCCAAGTTCCGCGCCCAGCTCCTGCGCGAGGCCATCGAGGCCAAGTACCTGTCCGCCGAAATGGCCGACAAGGAGGGCAAGATCATCATCGGCCCGAAAGAGCTGCGCACCACCATGCTCCTGAGCGACGGCACGCTCATCAATTTCCGGCCCATCCACCCCACGGATGTGCCCCGGATGCGCGAGCACTTCTACAGCCTCTCCCAGCAGTCCATCTACTTCCGCTTCATGCAGGCGGTCAAAGACGGCATCATCCCGCGCCGGCAGATTGAGGACTTCGTCTACATCGACCACCGCAACGACGTCTGCATCGTCGGCGTCCTGCCGGATCCCGCCGGCGACCAGATCATCGCCATCGGCAGCTACTACCTGAACCCGAAAACCAACCGGGCCGAGGTCGCCTTCACCGTCCATGACGATTGGCAGCGACGCGGTATCGGGACCTTCCTGCTCAAACATCTCATGCGCATCGCCCGCCGCAACGGCATCAGCGGCTTCACCGCCGAGGTCCTCGTCGAAAACAAGGCCATGCAGGCCGTCTTTAACAAGGCCGAGTGCAAGGTCAGCAGCCGGCTCGTGGGCAACGTCTACCACTACGAACTCGAATTCACCTGA
- the acs gene encoding acetate--CoA ligase alpha subunit: MLESLLSPNTVAVIGASRSPGKVGHAVVANLLASGFQGTIVPVNPQATEVLGVPCYPSLDAYGKPVDLAVIVVPPRAVMEALESAIRVGVKAVVVITAGFKEVGPEGAALEKALVERCKAAGVRLMGPNCLGVMNIHHRMNATFAAALPPAGPISVISQSGALCVAILDWAVKERLGLSKVLSIGNKADLNEADFLEALAQDKETRVVVSYLENITDGNRFLQVAEAAASIKPVIVLKVGITQAGARAASSHTGSLAGADMAYGAAFKRAGVIRAEHFEELFDYARAFAAQPLPRGNRVVVITNAGGPGIMAADAAETCGLRMVPPSDPIRQRLREVLPAAASVGNPVDVIGDADPDRYMKAFELIQEDETIDAIIVLVTPQNMTRPTDLARRLIETHRGVKPVLAAFMGGQEVAAAQELLVSAGIPNYPSPERAVAALKAMVDYSAWRNRPPRVVARIAVNRRRVNRVLQWHVRSGTAQVGEVEAKEILRAYDFNVLPGQLARTADEAVEVAERIGYPVVLKISSPDIIHKSDFGGVRINLATAEQVRDAFDLMMVRIQRRAPRARVRGAYVEKMGPRGREVILGMTRDPNFGPLLMFGLGGIFVEVMKDVTFYLAPITQDEAMQMLKSTRSYALLQGARGQEPVDLDAIASALQRISQLATDYPQIQELDINPFVVGPVGMRPYVADARMTLSGIDSSRHEQVAH; this comes from the coding sequence ATGCTGGAATCGCTGCTTTCTCCGAACACGGTGGCCGTGATCGGGGCATCCCGAAGCCCCGGCAAGGTGGGTCACGCCGTTGTGGCCAACCTGCTGGCCAGCGGTTTTCAAGGCACGATCGTGCCGGTCAATCCCCAAGCAACCGAGGTCCTCGGTGTGCCTTGTTATCCCAGCCTTGACGCCTACGGCAAACCGGTGGATCTGGCGGTGATTGTCGTGCCGCCCAGGGCCGTGATGGAGGCCCTGGAAAGCGCCATCCGCGTGGGGGTGAAGGCCGTGGTGGTCATCACCGCCGGGTTCAAGGAGGTCGGGCCGGAGGGCGCCGCCCTGGAAAAGGCTCTGGTGGAGCGTTGCAAGGCTGCCGGCGTGCGGTTGATGGGCCCGAACTGCCTTGGCGTGATGAACATCCATCACCGGATGAACGCCACCTTTGCCGCCGCCCTGCCCCCCGCGGGGCCCATCTCCGTCATCTCCCAGTCCGGAGCGCTTTGCGTGGCCATTCTCGACTGGGCCGTCAAGGAAAGGCTCGGTCTGAGCAAGGTGCTCAGCATCGGGAACAAGGCGGACCTGAATGAGGCCGATTTCCTGGAAGCGCTGGCCCAGGACAAGGAAACCCGGGTCGTCGTCAGTTACCTGGAAAACATCACCGACGGGAACCGGTTCCTCCAGGTGGCCGAAGCCGCCGCCTCGATCAAACCGGTCATCGTGCTGAAGGTGGGCATCACGCAGGCCGGCGCCCGGGCTGCTTCCTCCCATACCGGAAGCTTGGCCGGTGCCGACATGGCCTACGGTGCCGCGTTCAAGCGGGCCGGGGTCATCCGCGCCGAGCATTTCGAGGAACTCTTTGACTACGCACGGGCCTTCGCCGCACAGCCGCTGCCCCGGGGCAACCGGGTCGTCGTCATCACCAACGCCGGCGGACCCGGCATCATGGCCGCCGACGCGGCGGAAACCTGCGGACTCCGGATGGTGCCGCCGTCCGACCCCATCCGTCAGCGCTTGCGGGAGGTCCTGCCGGCCGCGGCGTCCGTGGGGAACCCCGTGGACGTGATCGGCGATGCGGATCCGGACCGCTACATGAAGGCCTTCGAGCTCATCCAGGAAGACGAGACCATCGACGCGATCATCGTGCTGGTCACACCCCAGAACATGACGCGTCCGACCGATCTGGCCCGGCGCCTGATCGAGACGCACCGCGGCGTCAAACCCGTGCTGGCCGCGTTCATGGGCGGCCAGGAGGTGGCCGCGGCACAGGAACTCCTGGTGAGCGCGGGCATCCCCAATTATCCCTCGCCGGAACGCGCCGTGGCGGCGCTCAAAGCCATGGTGGATTATTCCGCCTGGCGGAACCGGCCGCCGCGGGTGGTGGCACGGATCGCCGTCAACCGCCGACGCGTCAACCGGGTCCTGCAATGGCACGTCCGAAGCGGCACCGCCCAGGTCGGCGAAGTCGAAGCCAAGGAAATCCTGCGCGCCTACGATTTCAACGTGCTGCCCGGCCAGTTGGCCCGCACCGCCGACGAGGCCGTCGAAGTGGCCGAACGCATCGGGTACCCCGTGGTCCTGAAGATCTCCTCACCCGATATCATCCACAAATCCGACTTCGGCGGCGTCCGGATCAACCTGGCCACGGCCGAGCAGGTGCGCGATGCCTTCGACCTCATGATGGTGCGCATTCAACGCAGGGCCCCCAGGGCCCGGGTCCGGGGCGCTTACGTGGAAAAAATGGGCCCCCGCGGCCGCGAGGTCATCCTCGGCATGACGCGCGACCCCAATTTCGGTCCGCTGCTGATGTTCGGTCTGGGCGGCATCTTCGTCGAGGTGATGAAGGACGTCACCTTTTACCTGGCCCCCATTACCCAGGACGAGGCCATGCAAATGCTCAAAAGCACCCGGTCCTACGCACTGCTGCAGGGGGCGCGCGGCCAGGAACCGGTCGACCTCGACGCCATCGCCAGCGCCCTCCAGCGCATCAGCCAGCTGGCCACCGATTACCCGCAAATCCAGGAACTGGACATCAACCCCTTTGTCGTCGGCCCGGTCGGCATGCGCCCCTACGTCGCGGACGCACGCATGACCCTGTCCGGCATCGATTCTTCCCGCCATGAGCAAGTCGCCCATTAA
- a CDS encoding TolC family protein, with amino-acid sequence MKTFRWIVATGWMALSVWGADVPARTVPWAGRPLTLTEALNWALAQNAEVRKARQDLEAATGVAIQTRAVALPRLEGNAGYTVREQGGVEQFPVPGLPIQIPNDNWSAGIRLVQTVYGGGRLTSAWRSARLTEQQARAAYDTAVAETVLAVRTAYADVLLAAEMVRVHEASVQLLEEELRQTRQRFEAGTVPRFNVLRAQVELANARPRLIRAQNSLRIARQQLAQLLGFDVPSEFSDDLPLEPADHLQPPESKPDLAAGLKQALNRRSELAMLRHAESLQAEAVRQALAGYKPALEVFAGYDVHSPTFRDELDRGIGGWLAGAQVRWSFFDGGSTRGRVLEARSKQERVRVELEDLRRRIELEVRTAYSRLMEAHEVLASTAKVQEEAEEALRLAQARYAAGTGTQLDVLSAQTALTEARSIHVQALRDCVVAQARWERAVGLPVMEAESQP; translated from the coding sequence ATGAAAACGTTTCGGTGGATTGTTGCAACGGGTTGGATGGCGCTGAGCGTGTGGGGGGCGGATGTTCCGGCTCGGACGGTGCCCTGGGCGGGTCGGCCGCTGACGTTGACGGAGGCGTTGAATTGGGCGCTGGCGCAGAATGCCGAGGTGCGGAAGGCGCGTCAGGATCTTGAGGCGGCAACCGGTGTGGCCATTCAGACGCGGGCGGTGGCGTTGCCCCGTCTGGAAGGCAACGCCGGGTACACCGTGCGGGAGCAGGGCGGTGTGGAACAGTTTCCCGTGCCCGGGCTGCCCATCCAGATCCCGAACGACAATTGGTCGGCGGGCATTCGGCTGGTGCAAACGGTGTACGGGGGCGGACGTTTGACGTCGGCCTGGCGCTCGGCGCGGTTGACGGAACAGCAGGCGCGGGCGGCTTATGACACGGCGGTGGCCGAGACCGTGCTTGCGGTGAGGACCGCGTATGCGGACGTGTTGCTGGCTGCCGAAATGGTGCGGGTGCACGAGGCTTCGGTGCAGCTACTGGAGGAGGAACTGCGTCAGACCCGGCAGAGGTTCGAGGCCGGCACGGTGCCGAGGTTCAACGTGCTGCGTGCGCAGGTGGAGCTGGCGAATGCCCGGCCGCGGCTGATTCGGGCGCAGAACAGTCTGCGGATTGCCCGGCAACAACTGGCTCAACTGCTGGGGTTCGATGTGCCGTCGGAGTTTTCTGACGATCTGCCGTTGGAACCGGCTGACCACCTCCAACCGCCGGAGTCGAAGCCCGACCTGGCCGCCGGTTTGAAGCAGGCGCTGAACCGGCGGAGCGAACTGGCGATGCTGCGGCATGCAGAGTCGCTGCAGGCCGAGGCGGTGCGCCAGGCACTGGCCGGTTACAAACCGGCGCTGGAGGTATTTGCCGGCTACGACGTGCACAGTCCCACCTTCCGGGACGAACTGGATCGGGGCATCGGTGGCTGGTTGGCGGGGGCGCAGGTTCGCTGGAGCTTTTTTGATGGCGGGTCAACGCGGGGTCGGGTGCTGGAAGCCCGGTCCAAACAGGAACGGGTGCGGGTGGAGTTGGAGGATCTGCGCCGCCGAATTGAGCTGGAAGTCCGCACCGCCTATTCCCGGTTGATGGAGGCGCATGAGGTTTTGGCTTCCACGGCAAAGGTGCAGGAGGAGGCGGAGGAGGCGTTGCGTCTGGCGCAGGCCCGGTACGCGGCGGGCACCGGCACGCAACTGGACGTGCTGAGCGCGCAAACGGCCTTGACCGAGGCGCGGTCCATTCACGTGCAGGCGCTGCGTGACTGTGTGGTGGCGCAGGCCCGATGGGAACGCGCGGTGGGTTTGCCGGTGATGGAAGCCGAGTCGCAACCCTGA
- a CDS encoding SDR family oxidoreductase, with protein sequence MRTLILGCGYLGAALGGELVRRGAEVWGVRRSIAGDAALLQAGIRPVHADVTQPGWCAGLPTDWDAVVYCAAPGAGTPGDYRAVYEAGVRGAIADLGRLRVRRVLYTSSTGVYTAADGEWVTEESPAEPRDEKGRLLRAAELMWIAAAGTVCETVLVLRISGMYGWGRGYYLRRFLEGPELDAGEAQRWVNQVHRDDVVSAAVLALERAPSTRTYNVADDEPARLGEIFAWLTERLGRCAGSGHPAGTLPRRRRGAGDKRVSNARLKAELGWQPRYPTYREGYEAELRRMGLWPGGPAGEAPERV encoded by the coding sequence ATGAGAACACTGATCCTGGGGTGCGGGTATCTGGGTGCGGCACTTGGGGGCGAACTGGTTCGTCGCGGGGCGGAAGTTTGGGGCGTGCGACGTTCCATCGCCGGCGATGCGGCGCTTCTGCAGGCGGGGATTCGACCCGTTCATGCGGACGTGACGCAGCCCGGGTGGTGCGCAGGGTTGCCGACCGACTGGGATGCGGTGGTCTATTGCGCCGCGCCGGGCGCGGGTACCCCGGGCGATTACCGGGCGGTTTATGAGGCGGGGGTCCGCGGGGCAATCGCGGATCTGGGTCGCCTGCGGGTTCGCCGGGTGCTGTATACCAGCAGCACCGGCGTTTACACGGCAGCCGACGGGGAATGGGTCACGGAAGAGAGCCCGGCCGAACCCCGGGATGAGAAAGGTCGGCTGCTTCGCGCGGCGGAGCTGATGTGGATCGCGGCTGCGGGCACGGTGTGTGAAACGGTGTTGGTGCTACGGATCTCGGGCATGTACGGGTGGGGCCGCGGTTACTACCTCCGCCGGTTCCTCGAGGGACCGGAGCTTGATGCCGGGGAAGCACAACGTTGGGTGAACCAGGTGCACCGGGACGACGTGGTCTCGGCAGCCGTCCTGGCCCTGGAACGGGCGCCGTCCACGCGCACATACAACGTGGCGGATGACGAGCCGGCCCGGCTGGGAGAGATTTTTGCCTGGCTGACGGAGCGTCTGGGCCGGTGCGCGGGTTCGGGTCACCCGGCGGGCACCCTTCCGCGCCGGCGGCGCGGCGCGGGGGACAAACGGGTCTCGAATGCGCGGCTCAAGGCGGAGCTCGGCTGGCAACCGCGTTATCCCACCTACCGCGAGGGGTACGAGGCTGAACTGCGCCGGATGGGCTTGTGGCCCGGCGGCCCGGCCGGCGAGGCGCCGGAACGCGTGTGA
- the glmS gene encoding glutamine--fructose-6-phosphate transaminase (isomerizing): protein MCGIVGYVGRREAATILLDGLKRLEYRGYDSAGICTLDGSGLQLRKCVGRVDALIAAVRARPLQGTLGISHTRWATHGLPSDANAHPHLDQSGRLVIVHNGIIENYADLRRQLVESGHQFQSQTDTEVLAHLIGRHLDEQVPRGQRPTAEQVVAAVHQATREAEGTYAIALLHADLPDCLVGARRGSPLVLGLGRGENFLASDVSPILPHTRRVIYLHDGDIVLLRSDSYRLWAGDQPVERPVDTVQWSAEEAELGGFPHYMLKEIHEQPGRVADELRRVLRSEEGTVEFDSLAPHLDELASMRRFILVACGTSWHAALAGEYLIENLAGLPVEVECASEMRYRQRPFEEGTLVIAISQSGETADTLAATRLARQQKVRTLALVNVVGSTLAREADWTLYMRAGPEIGVASTKAFTMQLLQLTLLALWLGRRRGTLSRSEGRRIARALKAIPSRMQRILAAESRIVRLAKKYYRFTDFLYMGRQYNFPIALEGALKLKEISYIHAEGYPSAEMKHGPIALISPEFPSVFVIPRDALYEKNLSNLEEIKARNGPIIAIATAGDREIRKKVDDVIYIPPTLDCLQPLLTVLPLQLFAYHVALLRGCDVDKPRNLAKSVTVE from the coding sequence ATGTGCGGGATCGTGGGTTACGTGGGCCGGCGGGAAGCCGCGACCATTCTGTTGGACGGGCTCAAACGCCTGGAATATCGCGGCTACGACTCGGCCGGGATTTGCACGTTGGACGGCTCGGGGCTGCAACTGCGCAAGTGCGTGGGCCGCGTGGACGCCCTCATCGCGGCGGTGCGTGCCCGGCCGTTGCAGGGCACCCTGGGCATCAGCCACACCCGTTGGGCCACGCACGGCCTGCCCAGCGACGCCAACGCGCATCCCCACCTCGACCAGTCCGGCCGGCTGGTGATCGTCCACAACGGCATCATCGAAAACTACGCCGACCTCCGCCGACAACTGGTCGAATCCGGACACCAGTTCCAGTCCCAGACCGACACCGAGGTGCTGGCCCACCTCATCGGCCGGCACCTGGATGAACAAGTGCCCCGCGGCCAGCGGCCCACGGCCGAGCAGGTCGTCGCCGCCGTGCATCAGGCCACCCGGGAAGCCGAGGGCACTTACGCCATCGCCCTCCTGCATGCCGATCTGCCGGACTGTCTCGTGGGTGCCCGACGCGGTTCGCCGCTGGTGCTGGGACTGGGCCGGGGCGAGAATTTCCTCGCCAGCGACGTGTCCCCCATCCTGCCCCACACGCGGCGGGTCATTTACCTCCACGACGGTGACATCGTCCTTCTGCGCTCGGATTCCTACCGGCTGTGGGCCGGCGACCAGCCGGTGGAACGGCCCGTGGACACCGTGCAGTGGTCGGCCGAGGAGGCCGAACTGGGCGGGTTCCCCCACTACATGCTCAAGGAAATCCACGAGCAACCCGGTCGCGTCGCCGACGAACTCAGGCGGGTGCTGCGATCCGAGGAGGGCACCGTCGAGTTTGACTCCCTGGCACCGCACCTGGACGAACTGGCGAGCATGCGCCGGTTCATCCTGGTGGCCTGCGGCACCAGCTGGCATGCCGCCCTGGCCGGAGAGTATCTCATCGAAAACCTCGCCGGCCTTCCGGTGGAGGTGGAATGCGCCAGCGAGATGCGCTACCGCCAACGGCCCTTCGAGGAGGGCACACTCGTCATCGCCATTTCCCAGTCCGGCGAAACGGCCGACACCCTGGCCGCCACGCGGCTGGCCCGCCAGCAAAAGGTCCGCACCCTGGCCCTGGTCAACGTGGTGGGATCCACCCTCGCGCGCGAGGCTGATTGGACCCTTTACATGCGGGCGGGTCCGGAGATCGGCGTGGCGTCCACCAAGGCCTTCACCATGCAGCTGCTGCAGCTCACCCTCCTGGCGCTATGGTTGGGGCGACGGCGCGGCACGCTCAGCCGGAGCGAGGGTCGGCGCATCGCCCGCGCTCTCAAGGCCATCCCATCCCGGATGCAGCGGATCCTCGCCGCGGAGAGCCGGATCGTTCGCCTGGCCAAAAAGTACTACCGGTTCACCGACTTCCTTTACATGGGCCGGCAGTACAACTTCCCCATTGCCCTCGAGGGTGCCCTCAAGCTGAAGGAAATCTCCTACATCCACGCCGAGGGGTATCCGTCGGCCGAAATGAAGCACGGACCCATTGCCCTGATCTCGCCGGAGTTCCCCAGCGTGTTCGTGATCCCGCGCGACGCACTCTACGAGAAAAACCTCAGCAATCTTGAGGAAATCAAAGCCCGCAACGGTCCCATCATCGCCATCGCCACCGCCGGTGACCGGGAGATCCGCAAAAAGGTGGACGACGTCATCTATATCCCGCCCACCCTGGACTGTTTGCAACCGCTGTTGACGGTGCTGCCACTGCAATTGTTTGCCTACCACGTCGCCCTGTTGCGCGGATGCGACGTGGACAAACCACGCAACCTGGCCAAGAGCGTGACCGTGGAATAG